The following are encoded together in the Chromatiaceae bacterium genome:
- the ispE gene encoding 4-(cytidine 5'-diphospho)-2-C-methyl-D-erythritol kinase, giving the protein MTGAPWPAPAKLNLTLRVLGRREDGYHRLQTLFQFIDYGDWLSFAPRADGQIQLLTEIPGVPAASDLCVRAAHRLQAASECQLGVDLSIDKRLPLGGGLGGGSSDAATTLVALNRIWGTGLTEDDLAALGLALGADVPVFVRGRAAWGEGVGEHLTPVEVPEPWYLVMAPACAVSTAAVFADPELTRNSPSIKIADFLAGEDRNDCLELVRLRYPAVADALDWLETFSRGRLTGTGACVFAAFGSAVEAHAVLNQAPAGLRGFVAKGLNRSPLLQRLDAS; this is encoded by the coding sequence TTGACGGGCGCCCCCTGGCCGGCGCCGGCTAAGCTCAACCTCACTCTGCGGGTGCTGGGCCGACGCGAGGATGGCTATCATCGCCTCCAGACCCTGTTTCAATTCATCGACTATGGCGATTGGCTCTCGTTCGCCCCCCGCGCCGATGGCCAGATTCAGCTTTTGACGGAGATCCCGGGTGTCCCTGCGGCATCTGATCTCTGCGTCCGCGCCGCCCACCGGCTCCAGGCCGCCTCTGAATGCCAACTGGGTGTCGATCTGAGCATCGACAAGCGGTTACCTCTGGGCGGGGGGCTGGGCGGTGGCAGTTCCGACGCCGCTACCACCCTGGTTGCCCTCAACCGGATCTGGGGCACGGGCCTGACCGAGGATGATCTGGCAGCCTTGGGCCTTGCATTGGGGGCGGATGTCCCCGTCTTTGTGCGTGGTCGGGCGGCCTGGGGCGAGGGGGTAGGGGAGCACCTGACCCCGGTGGAGGTTCCGGAACCCTGGTACCTGGTCATGGCGCCGGCTTGCGCCGTGTCCACGGCCGCGGTCTTTGCCGATCCCGAATTGACAAGAAATTCCCCGTCAATCAAAATCGCCGACTTCCTTGCCGGGGAGGACCGCAACGATTGCCTGGAACTGGTCCGTTTGCGTTACCCTGCCGTAGCCGATGCCTTGGATTGGCTTGAGACTTTTTCCCGGGGGCGGCTGACGGGCACCGGGGCCTGCGTCTTCGCCGCCTTTGGCTCCGCTGTCGAGGCCCATGCCGTTCTGAACCAGGCCCCCGCCGGTCTGAGGGGCTTTGTGGCCAAAGGGTTGAATCGCTCGCCGCTGCTGCAGCGACTGGACGCGAGCTAA
- a CDS encoding ribose-phosphate diphosphokinase: MVFSGNANPALAAEIASYLALPLGKAVLGQFSDGEVMAEIQENVRGRDVFVVQPTSAPTNDHLMELLVMIDALRWASAKRITAVIPYFGYARQDRRPRSARVPITARLVAKMLADAGAHRVLTVDLHADQIQGFFDIPVDNVYASPILLGDVWRQKYPNLLVVSPDVGGVVRARALAKRLDDAELAIIDKRRPRPNEAKVMNIIGDVVGHSCVIIDDLVDTAGTLCQAAAALKDHGAARVVAYCTHPVLSGRAVENINASRLDELVVTNTIPLRPEAQACGRIRQLSIGELLAETMRRVSSEESVSSLFVD, encoded by the coding sequence ATGGTCTTTTCCGGAAATGCCAATCCGGCGCTGGCCGCGGAAATTGCGTCCTACCTGGCCCTGCCGCTCGGCAAGGCGGTGTTAGGCCAGTTTAGCGATGGCGAGGTTATGGCCGAGATCCAGGAGAACGTCCGGGGTCGCGACGTCTTCGTGGTTCAGCCGACCTCCGCGCCTACCAACGATCACCTGATGGAACTGCTGGTGATGATTGACGCCCTGCGCTGGGCCTCCGCCAAGCGCATTACGGCGGTCATCCCTTACTTTGGCTATGCGCGTCAGGATCGTCGCCCCCGCTCGGCCCGTGTGCCCATCACGGCGCGGCTGGTGGCCAAAATGCTTGCCGACGCGGGTGCCCACCGGGTTTTGACCGTGGACCTGCATGCCGATCAGATCCAGGGCTTTTTCGACATTCCCGTCGATAATGTCTATGCCTCGCCCATCCTGCTGGGCGATGTCTGGCGCCAGAAGTATCCCAATCTGCTGGTGGTCTCGCCGGACGTGGGCGGCGTGGTCCGGGCCCGTGCCCTGGCCAAGCGCCTTGACGATGCGGAGCTGGCCATCATCGATAAGCGGCGCCCCAGGCCTAACGAGGCCAAGGTCATGAACATCATTGGCGATGTCGTCGGCCATTCCTGCGTGATCATTGATGACCTGGTCGATACCGCCGGCACCTTGTGTCAGGCGGCCGCCGCTCTCAAGGACCATGGCGCGGCGCGGGTGGTGGCTTATTGCACCCATCCGGTCCTGTCGGGACGAGCGGTGGAGAATATCAACGCCTCCCGGCTTGACGAGTTGGTGGTCACTAACACCATCCCCCTGCGTCCGGAGGCCCAGGCCTGTGGACGCATCCGGCAGCTCAGCATCGGCGAACTCCTGGCCGAGACTATGCGCCGTGTCTCCAGCGAGGAATCGGTCAGTTCGCTCTTCGTCGATTGA
- a CDS encoding 50S ribosomal protein L25/general stress protein Ctc, giving the protein MSEKFEVLAESRTDTGKGASRRLRRTGRVPAIVYGAHQEPEMISVGHNAMILQLEHEAFYSRILSLNIAGNTQSVVLKALQRHPAKPFILHADFQRIQAHEKLRMSVPLHFLNAANCKGVKLGGGVVSHNMTDIEVICLPQYLPEFIGLDLTDLDLGGIIHLSEVPLPPGVELAQAPDPDVPVVVIHSGHGGEGEEEGGEA; this is encoded by the coding sequence ATGAGCGAAAAGTTTGAAGTACTCGCGGAGTCCCGTACCGATACAGGGAAGGGTGCGAGCCGCCGCCTGCGTCGCACGGGCCGCGTCCCCGCTATTGTCTACGGCGCCCACCAGGAGCCGGAGATGATCAGCGTGGGACATAACGCGATGATCCTGCAATTAGAGCATGAGGCCTTTTATTCCCGCATTCTTAGCCTAAATATCGCGGGCAATACCCAGAGCGTGGTGCTCAAGGCCTTGCAGCGTCACCCCGCCAAGCCCTTCATCCTGCATGCGGACTTCCAGCGTATTCAGGCGCACGAGAAATTGCGCATGTCGGTGCCTCTGCATTTCCTCAATGCCGCGAATTGCAAGGGCGTAAAGCTGGGTGGTGGTGTCGTGTCTCATAACATGACCGACATCGAGGTGATCTGTCTGCCCCAGTATCTGCCGGAATTCATTGGTCTCGACCTCACGGATCTCGACCTGGGCGGCATCATTCACCTTTCCGAGGTGCCCTTGCCGCCGGGGGTCGAGCTGGCCCAAGCGCCAGACCCGGACGTTCCGGTGGTTGTCATTCATAGTGGTCATGGTGGCGAGGGCGAAGAAGAGGGCGGCGAGGCCTGA
- the pth gene encoding aminoacyl-tRNA hydrolase: protein MPETGIRLIVGLGNPSSQYEATRHNVGFWFVDALAARHQGQFRSEIKFHGLLSRVPIGGVDLRLLKPSTFMNRSGQSLGAVACYLGIAPEAILVAHDELDLAVGTARLKQGGGHAGHNGLRDIINVLGSRDFWRLRIGIDHPGDREQVVNYVLGRPSRDDEGRIRSVLDAAESCLPDLLAGEFQKAMQRLHASR, encoded by the coding sequence ATGCCCGAGACCGGCATCAGGCTCATCGTCGGTCTGGGCAATCCAAGCTCTCAGTACGAGGCCACCCGTCACAACGTAGGTTTCTGGTTCGTTGACGCCCTGGCGGCGCGTCATCAGGGCCAGTTCCGGTCGGAGATCAAATTCCACGGTCTCTTGAGCCGAGTCCCCATCGGCGGTGTTGATTTACGCCTCCTAAAACCCTCTACCTTCATGAACCGCAGTGGCCAGTCCCTGGGTGCGGTGGCGTGCTACCTGGGCATAGCCCCCGAGGCTATCCTGGTCGCGCACGATGAACTGGACCTGGCCGTGGGTACCGCGCGCCTCAAGCAAGGTGGGGGACATGCGGGCCACAACGGCCTGCGTGACATCATCAATGTCCTCGGGAGCCGCGATTTCTGGCGCTTGCGCATTGGCATCGATCATCCCGGTGATCGGGAACAGGTCGTCAATTATGTCCTTGGCCGGCCATCCCGGGACGACGAGGGGCGTATCCGGTCCGTCCTGGACGCCGCAGAATCCTGCCTGCCCGACCTGCTCGCGGGTGAGTTCCAGAAGGCAATGCAGCGCCTGCACGCGAGCCGTTGA
- a CDS encoding outer membrane protein transport protein, whose translation MNTKLRNIVAMALVAGAVTPMTVLASNGYFSFGWGTKSKAMAGVAAALPQDTLVAATNPAGMALIDTSLDLGVAFFSPSPRGYEADNNFSTNAMGFPTSGFVTPGEYESSSDWFLVPSFGYNRVLNDKMTLGVSVFGNGGMNTDYRERPVWENFAGAPNQLAIGPGMTPPPGTIAAPNGMLFSMGPDGRPQPVTNPNATPAQGNVNPGGIFSATTPTGINLEQLFIEVPFTYKVNGQHSLGIAPVFAVQSFEAKGLEPFRQMSLHPDAVSNNGKDWSYGFGVHVGWVGEITDTLTLGASYRTKLWMTEFDDYKGLFAENGDFDIPAMLNLGLSFKVRPDLVLAFDWQRVFYNEIASVGNTNNVNVMPCMMGVKASYCLGGDDGLGFGWDDMDVFKFGARWDYNEKFSFMGGVSYATQFAPETEGLLNVMAPATIDWTWTLGGSYRHSATDSFNLSLAYMPKATIDGGSNPSITGGQTGSLYMEQKDIEISWNHRF comes from the coding sequence ATGAATACCAAGCTTAGGAACATCGTCGCGATGGCGTTGGTGGCCGGTGCGGTCACGCCCATGACCGTCCTGGCCTCCAATGGCTACTTCTCCTTTGGCTGGGGGACCAAGTCCAAGGCCATGGCCGGCGTTGCCGCTGCCTTGCCTCAGGATACCCTGGTCGCCGCCACCAACCCGGCGGGCATGGCCTTGATCGACACCAGCCTTGATCTGGGCGTGGCCTTCTTCAGCCCCTCGCCCCGAGGCTATGAGGCCGACAACAATTTCTCCACTAACGCGATGGGTTTCCCTACGAGCGGTTTCGTGACGCCGGGGGAATACGAAAGCAGTAGCGATTGGTTCCTGGTGCCGAGCTTCGGGTATAACCGCGTCCTCAACGACAAGATGACCCTGGGTGTCAGCGTCTTTGGCAATGGCGGCATGAATACCGATTACCGTGAACGCCCGGTCTGGGAGAACTTCGCGGGGGCCCCCAATCAGTTGGCCATCGGACCGGGCATGACGCCTCCCCCGGGTACCATTGCCGCCCCTAATGGCATGTTGTTCAGCATGGGGCCCGACGGGCGTCCTCAGCCTGTCACCAATCCTAATGCCACCCCCGCCCAGGGGAATGTCAATCCCGGTGGTATTTTTTCCGCCACCACCCCCACGGGCATCAATCTCGAACAGCTCTTCATCGAAGTTCCCTTCACCTATAAGGTCAACGGACAACATTCCCTGGGCATAGCCCCGGTCTTTGCCGTCCAGAGCTTCGAGGCTAAGGGCCTGGAGCCCTTCCGCCAGATGTCCTTGCACCCTGATGCCGTCTCGAACAATGGCAAGGATTGGTCCTACGGCTTTGGCGTTCATGTCGGCTGGGTTGGCGAGATCACCGATACCCTAACCCTCGGCGCTTCCTACCGCACCAAGCTCTGGATGACCGAGTTTGATGACTATAAGGGGCTCTTCGCGGAGAACGGCGACTTTGACATACCGGCCATGCTCAACCTGGGCCTGTCCTTCAAGGTGCGACCCGACCTGGTGCTTGCATTCGACTGGCAGCGCGTCTTCTACAATGAAATCGCGTCGGTCGGTAATACCAATAATGTCAATGTCATGCCATGCATGATGGGCGTCAAGGCTAGCTATTGTCTGGGCGGTGACGATGGTCTGGGCTTTGGCTGGGATGATATGGATGTCTTTAAGTTTGGCGCGCGCTGGGACTATAACGAAAAGTTCAGTTTTATGGGTGGTGTTAGCTATGCTACCCAGTTTGCCCCTGAGACTGAGGGTTTATTGAACGTCATGGCCCCGGCTACCATCGATTGGACTTGGACCCTGGGTGGTAGTTACCGCCACAGCGCGACGGATTCCTTCAACCTGTCTCTGGCCTACATGCCCAAGGCTACTATTGATGGGGGCTCTAACCCTAGTATTACTGGCGGCCAGACCGGCAGTCTTTATATGGAACAGAAGGATATCGAGATCAGTTGGAATCATCGCTTCTAA
- a CDS encoding aminotransferase class V-fold PLP-dependent enzyme: MQPNDNNRSGIDRRWFLKGCASAAIAAGLIGPKEALAGGSGAAVPPGQFGRNLLAPPRNMKRPGTEQYWREVRKAFDLGNDYIHMNTGTTGSQPEFVQNNLAVYNRYKSRDPLSWTNNLAADFPDLFPVTPSANGARQTQVAAAYGADANEIVLSYNTTDACNLIFSGTPWQPGDRIVTTSFEHPGMVGPIAWARDYHDVEVVVIYMPSNFTAGITVAEVLSWFEPALAAPLPAGAKQYLAISEIFYKNGLRLPVPELCALARSYGAYSIIDSAHGWGMLPINCHTYGADFIAGAGHKWLCGGPGTGICYVRASGATDNPLPPFAMGSFSGYGNLFVAPSLNYQSRTFSPSSSTQARGEFNTPAVYAMTDSLAFFTQIGIQAIYERGLALGNYLKAKIADQWGPDALWVQPGDSRFATALTSFNPFADKDNGAAYAAMRTAIGNVGTALAAQTPKIYIRNVTWRDGPGSTADDRVGFRIATHGVYNNYDEIDYMFDCLVEQVNLSTLTQLS, from the coding sequence ATGCAACCGAACGACAACAACCGCTCCGGCATCGACCGCCGCTGGTTTCTCAAGGGCTGCGCCTCGGCCGCCATTGCCGCTGGCCTGATCGGTCCCAAAGAAGCCCTCGCGGGCGGGTCCGGTGCCGCCGTTCCTCCTGGTCAATTCGGCCGAAATCTGCTGGCACCTCCGAGGAATATGAAGAGGCCGGGCACCGAGCAGTATTGGCGGGAGGTCCGCAAGGCCTTCGACCTGGGCAATGACTATATCCACATGAACACCGGCACCACCGGCTCCCAGCCCGAGTTCGTGCAGAACAATCTGGCCGTCTACAACCGGTACAAGAGCCGCGACCCCCTGAGCTGGACCAACAACCTGGCGGCGGACTTCCCTGATCTGTTCCCTGTCACCCCCTCGGCCAACGGGGCGCGCCAGACCCAGGTTGCCGCCGCCTACGGCGCCGACGCCAACGAGATCGTGCTGAGTTACAACACCACGGATGCCTGCAACCTGATCTTCTCCGGCACCCCCTGGCAGCCCGGCGACCGCATCGTCACCACCAGCTTCGAGCACCCCGGCATGGTCGGTCCCATCGCCTGGGCCCGGGACTATCACGACGTCGAGGTCGTGGTCATCTACATGCCCTCGAACTTCACGGCGGGCATCACCGTGGCGGAAGTCTTGAGCTGGTTCGAGCCGGCCCTGGCCGCGCCCCTGCCTGCCGGGGCCAAACAATACCTGGCCATCTCCGAGATCTTCTACAAGAACGGCCTGCGCCTGCCGGTGCCCGAGCTGTGCGCCCTGGCCCGCAGCTACGGGGCCTACTCCATCATCGATTCGGCCCACGGCTGGGGCATGCTGCCCATCAACTGCCATACCTATGGGGCGGACTTCATCGCCGGGGCCGGCCACAAGTGGCTGTGCGGTGGTCCCGGCACCGGCATCTGCTATGTGCGTGCCTCGGGCGCCACCGACAACCCCCTGCCGCCCTTCGCCATGGGTAGCTTCTCGGGCTACGGCAACCTGTTCGTCGCGCCCAGCCTCAACTACCAGAGCCGCACCTTCTCCCCGTCGTCCTCCACCCAGGCCAGGGGCGAGTTCAATACCCCGGCGGTCTATGCCATGACCGACTCCCTGGCCTTCTTCACCCAGATCGGGATCCAGGCCATCTATGAGCGCGGCCTGGCCCTGGGCAACTACCTCAAGGCCAAGATTGCCGACCAGTGGGGCCCGGACGCCCTGTGGGTGCAGCCGGGGGACAGCCGCTTCGCCACCGCCCTGACCTCATTCAATCCCTTCGCGGACAAGGACAACGGCGCTGCCTATGCCGCCATGCGCACCGCCATCGGCAACGTCGGCACGGCCCTGGCGGCGCAGACGCCCAAGATCTACATCCGCAATGTCACTTGGCGCGACGGACCCGGCTCCACCGCGGACGACCGCGTCGGTTTCCGCATCGCCACCCACGGCGTGTACAACAACTACGACGAGATCGACTACATGTTTGACTGCCTCGTCGAGCAGGTCAACCTTAGCACCCTAACCCAGTTGTCCTGA
- a CDS encoding EAL domain-containing protein translates to MPGRFLQPEVTEGVLLAGGSCIDHSLSALSAQGVGIVMDDFGTGYASLGYLRRYPFDSLKIDRGFICVVGDDLASGELVIAAIAMAHGLGLTVVGEGVETVKQLEFLAAQNCDLAQGNLIGRPVPAESLLGENNGYGVAARTGGERMGCRA, encoded by the coding sequence GTGCCCGGCCGTTTCCTCCAACCTGAGGTGACGGAAGGCGTCCTGCTGGCAGGTGGTTCTTGCATAGACCACTCCCTGAGCGCGCTCAGCGCGCAGGGGGTGGGGATAGTGATGGACGATTTCGGTACCGGCTATGCATCGCTTGGGTACCTGCGGCGTTATCCATTTGACAGCCTGAAGATCGATCGCGGTTTCATCTGCGTTGTTGGGGACGATTTGGCAAGCGGAGAGCTGGTGATTGCCGCCATTGCGATGGCGCATGGGCTTGGATTGACGGTTGTTGGGGAGGGCGTGGAAACCGTTAAGCAGTTGGAGTTCCTCGCTGCGCAGAACTGCGATCTCGCTCAAGGAAATCTCATCGGGCGACCAGTACCGGCAGAGTCGCTGTTAGGTGAGAACAATGGGTATGGGGTCGCTGCTCGAACTGGCGGCGAACGGATGGGGTGTCGGGCCTGA
- a CDS encoding IS21 family transposase, whose product MIHTIKAMYDGGRGSSLRAIAQELGLSRNTVRKYATMPEEDIAGYRDERERTKRLDGQRDYIVHLLETYPRLSAVKILRKLTEAHGELEVSIRTARRYVRALKETAVVKRERYYEPVLDMVPGVQCQVDGGEQRAVLIGGAATTVYFMVFVLSYSRLLYVAASLRPIDTAALIRMHDAAFRSFGGFPQECVYDQTRLVVSAETFRELALNERFARYATTVGFRIRACEGYDPESKGKVEAGVKYVKQDALYGETFADFPALEVYVAQWLDETANVRLHAATGEAPRVRFERDERTALGAYFSPRGIAELGPAPLETRKADKTGLIAYRANKYSVPLAYQRSPVGVREADGQLLVCALDTGEVVARHPLGDGKGETFKNTNHYRDRAQQIAELEGAIHAALGAARGQRLCALLKATSPAIYKDQLRGAARVLAAHPSLPEVVLDHVCDRPRLTATGLRDYVLAYAAHPERLAAPGHGAVPVPAGHLTFGPLRRHQRRASPRGGP is encoded by the coding sequence ATGATTCACACGATTAAAGCCATGTATGACGGTGGGCGCGGTAGCTCCCTGCGCGCCATCGCCCAAGAGTTGGGGCTCTCGCGCAACACGGTACGCAAGTATGCGACGATGCCGGAGGAGGACATCGCCGGCTACCGAGACGAGCGCGAGCGCACCAAGCGCCTGGACGGACAGCGCGATTACATCGTTCATCTGCTGGAGACCTATCCGCGCCTGAGCGCGGTGAAGATCCTGCGCAAACTCACGGAGGCGCACGGGGAGCTGGAAGTCTCGATCCGCACGGCGCGCCGCTACGTGCGGGCGCTCAAGGAGACCGCCGTGGTCAAGCGCGAGCGGTACTATGAGCCGGTGCTGGACATGGTTCCGGGGGTGCAGTGCCAGGTGGATGGCGGGGAGCAGCGCGCGGTCCTGATCGGTGGGGCGGCGACGACGGTCTACTTCATGGTCTTCGTGCTGTCGTACTCGCGGCTACTGTACGTGGCGGCGAGCCTGCGGCCGATCGACACCGCGGCCTTGATCCGGATGCACGACGCCGCCTTCCGGTCCTTTGGCGGGTTCCCCCAGGAATGCGTCTACGACCAAACCCGTCTGGTGGTGAGCGCCGAGACCTTCCGCGAATTGGCCCTCAATGAACGCTTCGCCCGCTACGCGACTACGGTGGGCTTTCGGATTCGCGCCTGCGAAGGCTATGACCCCGAGAGCAAGGGCAAGGTGGAAGCCGGGGTTAAATACGTCAAGCAGGACGCCCTCTACGGCGAGACCTTCGCGGATTTTCCGGCCCTGGAGGTGTATGTGGCGCAGTGGCTCGACGAGACGGCCAACGTGCGCCTCCATGCCGCGACCGGGGAGGCCCCGCGTGTGCGCTTCGAGCGCGACGAGCGCACGGCCCTGGGTGCCTACTTCAGTCCCCGCGGGATCGCCGAGCTAGGGCCGGCGCCGCTCGAGACCCGCAAGGCGGACAAGACGGGGCTCATCGCCTATCGGGCGAACAAATACTCCGTCCCGCTGGCCTACCAGCGGAGCCCCGTGGGGGTCAGGGAAGCGGACGGGCAACTCCTCGTCTGCGCCCTGGACACCGGGGAAGTCGTCGCGCGCCATCCGCTGGGCGACGGCAAAGGCGAGACCTTCAAGAACACCAACCACTACCGGGACCGCGCCCAACAGATCGCCGAGTTGGAGGGAGCGATCCACGCCGCGCTGGGCGCGGCGCGGGGCCAGCGCCTATGCGCCCTGCTCAAGGCCACCTCGCCGGCCATCTACAAGGACCAACTGCGCGGTGCCGCGCGGGTCTTGGCCGCCCACCCCAGCCTCCCGGAGGTGGTCCTCGATCATGTCTGCGATCGCCCGCGCTTGACCGCCACCGGGCTGCGCGACTATGTACTCGCCTACGCCGCCCATCCCGAGCGTCTGGCGGCGCCGGGCCACGGCGCCGTCCCCGTCCCCGCAGGGCACCTCACCTTTGGCCCGCTACGCCGACATCAGCGCCGAGCCTCGCCGCGAGGGGGCCCATGA
- a CDS encoding ATP-binding protein, with product MSTLDRLLQHYRAVHCYHMATGLPDLLARAEANELSYLQLAEDLVELERQGRERNRLAINLRKAGFPAIKRLEEFDFRHQTTITKRQVAQLLDFRFLDARANVVFIGPPGVGKTHLAIAIALKAVESGYKALFTTALALAETLEIAELKGELKKKIASLLKFDLLVIDELGYLPMNRQGIYNLFQLVNGLYEQRSVILTTNKDFTSWGEFLRDETVAVPIVDRLIHHSQVFMLGGESYRLKQKLAN from the coding sequence ATGAGCACCCTTGACCGACTGCTCCAGCACTACCGTGCCGTGCATTGCTACCACATGGCCACCGGCCTGCCCGACTTGCTGGCCCGCGCGGAGGCCAACGAGTTGTCCTACCTACAACTGGCCGAGGATCTGGTCGAGCTGGAGCGCCAGGGCCGCGAGCGCAACCGCCTGGCGATCAATCTGCGCAAGGCGGGGTTTCCCGCGATCAAACGCTTGGAGGAATTCGACTTCCGCCACCAGACCACGATCACCAAGCGCCAGGTCGCCCAGCTGCTCGACTTCCGCTTCCTTGACGCCCGCGCCAACGTGGTGTTTATCGGCCCGCCCGGTGTCGGCAAAACGCACCTAGCCATCGCCATCGCGCTCAAGGCCGTGGAGTCCGGCTACAAGGCGCTGTTCACCACCGCCTTAGCCCTGGCCGAAACCCTGGAGATCGCCGAACTCAAAGGCGAACTGAAGAAGAAAATCGCCAGCCTGCTCAAGTTCGATCTGCTGGTCATTGATGAACTGGGCTACCTCCCGATGAACCGACAGGGCATTTATAACTTGTTCCAATTGGTCAACGGCCTCTACGAGCAGCGCTCGGTCATCTTGACCACCAACAAGGACTTCACCTCCTGGGGTGAGTTTCTGCGCGACGAGACCGTCGCTGTGCCCATCGTGGATCGCCTGATCCACCACTCACAGGTGTTCATGCTCGGAGGTGAAAGCTATCGCCTAAAGCAAAAATTGGCTAATTGA
- a CDS encoding EAL domain-containing protein, giving the protein MAVEEQPHGALERGEFTVLYQPLMAVRSQEIVGAEALLRWHNAALGDVSPDECIAVAESSGLIVTIGLHVLVNGHQN; this is encoded by the coding sequence TTGGCGGTGGAGGAGCAGCCCCATGGCGCCCTTGAGCGGGGAGAATTCACCGTTCTGTACCAGCCGTTGATGGCTGTTCGCTCGCAGGAAATCGTTGGCGCGGAGGCCCTGCTGCGCTGGCACAATGCCGCATTGGGTGACGTTTCTCCGGACGAGTGCATCGCTGTGGCGGAGAGCTCTGGGCTGATCGTGACGATCGGTCTCCACGTGCTTGTCAACGGCCATCAGAATTGA
- a CDS encoding diguanylate cyclase yields MGIAVYPTDGQTPAELLRSADMAMYRAKELGRNTYHYFTEALNDRV; encoded by the coding sequence ATTGGCATTGCCGTTTATCCGACAGATGGTCAGACGCCGGCTGAGCTCCTGCGCAGCGCGGATATGGCGATGTACAGGGCCAAGGAGCTGGGTCGAAACACGTACCACTATTTCACCGAGGCCCTGAACGACCGTGTTTGA
- a CDS encoding transposase → MGEAKRKSYTAAFKAKVGLEAIRGVKTVNEIGQEHGVHPAQVGQWQREIVARSGTLFEATRGPKQAEDGKGAPERLYSEIDQLKMEWD, encoded by the coding sequence ATGGGCGAAGCAAAGCGTAAGAGTTACACGGCCGCCTTCAAGGCCAAGGTTGGGCTGGAGGCGATCCGTGGGGTCAAGACGGTCAACGAGATCGGTCAAGAGCACGGGGTGCATCCGGCCCAGGTGGGGCAGTGGCAGCGGGAGATCGTGGCGCGGTCTGGGACCTTGTTCGAGGCCACGCGCGGTCCGAAGCAGGCGGAGGATGGCAAAGGGGCACCGGAGCGGCTCTACAGCGAGATCGATCAACTGAAGATGGAATGGGACTAG
- the smpB gene encoding SsrA-binding protein SmpB, whose amino-acid sequence MATKAKPKIAQSNIALNKKAGHDYFIEQRYEAGLSLEGWEVKSARAGRVQLREGYVRIIQGEAFLLGCHMSALTSASTHVHPDPVRNRKLLLKRSEIHRLIGLVERSGYTLVPTAMYWKRGRAKLEIGLAKGKKLHDKRDSEKDRDWVREKDRLFKQK is encoded by the coding sequence ATGGCCACCAAAGCAAAACCCAAGATCGCTCAGTCCAATATCGCCCTCAACAAGAAGGCGGGGCACGACTACTTCATCGAGCAGCGCTACGAGGCAGGACTCAGCCTGGAAGGCTGGGAAGTGAAGAGCGCCCGAGCCGGGCGTGTTCAACTACGCGAGGGCTATGTGCGCATCATCCAGGGTGAGGCCTTCCTCCTGGGCTGTCACATGTCCGCCCTCACCAGCGCCTCCACCCACGTCCACCCGGACCCGGTGCGCAACCGCAAACTACTGCTGAAACGGAGCGAGATCCACCGCCTGATTGGACTGGTCGAGCGCTCCGGCTACACCTTGGTCCCCACCGCCATGTACTGGAAGCGGGGCCGGGCCAAGCTCGAGATCGGCCTCGCTAAGGGCAAAAAGCTCCATGATAAGCGGGACAGCGAGAAGGACCGGGACTGGGTGCGGGAAAAGGATCGTCTCTTCAAGCAGAAGTAG